A DNA window from Streptomyces parvus contains the following coding sequences:
- a CDS encoding precorrin-8X methylmutase yields MHQYEKDGPAIYRQSFATIRAEADLAGLPADVSQVAVRMIHACGMVDLVTDLAFSPNAVADARAALRAGAPILCDVAMVASGVTRKRLPADNDVVCTLSDPSVPELAAKMGTTRSAAALELWRDRMEGAVVAVGNAPTALFRLLEMIEEGAPRPAAVIGVPVGFVGAMESKEALAEHPSGLEHLIIRGRRGGSAIAAAALNAIASEEE; encoded by the coding sequence GTGCACCAGTACGAGAAGGACGGACCGGCGATCTACCGCCAGTCCTTCGCCACCATCCGCGCGGAGGCGGATCTCGCCGGGCTGCCCGCCGACGTCAGCCAGGTCGCCGTCCGGATGATCCACGCCTGCGGCATGGTCGACCTCGTGACGGACCTCGCCTTCTCGCCGAACGCCGTGGCCGACGCCCGCGCCGCTCTGCGTGCCGGCGCACCGATCCTCTGCGACGTGGCGATGGTGGCCAGCGGGGTCACCCGCAAGCGGCTGCCCGCGGACAACGACGTGGTGTGCACGCTGTCCGACCCGTCCGTGCCCGAACTGGCCGCGAAGATGGGGACGACGCGGAGCGCGGCGGCCCTGGAGCTGTGGCGGGACCGGATGGAGGGGGCGGTGGTCGCGGTCGGCAACGCCCCGACGGCCCTGTTCCGGCTGCTGGAGATGATCGAGGAGGGCGCCCCGCGCCCGGCCGCCGTGATCGGCGTCCCGGTCGGCTTCGTCGGCGCGATGGAGTCCAAGGAGGCCCTGGCCGAGCACCCGTCGGGCCTGGAGCACCTGATCATCCGTGGCCGGCGCGGCGGCAGCGCGATAGCGGCGGCGGCGCTCAACGCCATCGCGAGCGAGGAAGAGTAA
- a CDS encoding precorrin-2 C(20)-methyltransferase: MSEISGNGSGRLYGVGLGPGDPNLMTLRAVQAIGEADVVAYHSARHGRSIARSIAAAHLRPDHIEEALVYPVTTETTDHPGGYRGALEEFYEKAAARLAAHLDAGRTVAVLAEGDPMFYGSYMHMHKRLADRYATEVIPGVTSVSAAAARLGTPLVEGEEILTILPGTLPEEELTARLAATDTAVVMKLGRTFPAVRGAFEASGRLPEARYVERATMAGERTGELADIEPESVPYFSVAVLPSRVDAPRPAPSASGEVVVVGTGPAGPLWLTPQTRGALAAADDVVGYTTYLDRVPVRPGQARHGSDNKVESERAEFALDLARRGHRVAVVSGGDPGVFAMATAVLEVASQDAYADIPVRVLPGVTAANAAAARAGAPLGHDYATISLSDRLKPWEVIAERLRAAASADLVLALYNPGSKSRTWQVGQARDLLLEHRSPDTPVVLARDVGGPAESVRTVRLADVDPAEVDMRTLLIVGSSQTRWVKRGEDGRGVVWTPRRYPEA, from the coding sequence GTGAGCGAGATCAGCGGAAACGGCAGCGGCAGGCTCTACGGTGTCGGGCTCGGCCCCGGCGACCCGAACCTGATGACCCTGCGGGCCGTCCAGGCCATCGGCGAGGCGGACGTCGTCGCGTACCACAGCGCCCGGCACGGCCGCTCGATCGCGCGCTCCATCGCCGCCGCGCACCTGCGGCCCGACCACATCGAGGAGGCCCTGGTCTACCCCGTCACGACGGAGACCACGGACCACCCGGGCGGCTACCGGGGCGCGTTGGAGGAGTTCTACGAGAAGGCCGCGGCGCGTCTCGCGGCCCATCTGGACGCGGGCCGCACGGTCGCGGTGCTCGCCGAGGGCGACCCGATGTTCTACGGCTCGTACATGCACATGCACAAGCGCCTGGCGGACCGGTACGCGACCGAGGTCATCCCCGGCGTCACCTCCGTCAGTGCGGCCGCCGCCCGGCTCGGCACCCCCCTCGTCGAGGGCGAGGAGATCCTCACGATCCTGCCCGGCACGCTGCCGGAGGAGGAGCTGACGGCCCGTCTCGCCGCCACGGACACGGCGGTCGTGATGAAGCTGGGGCGCACGTTCCCGGCGGTCCGCGGGGCGTTCGAGGCATCGGGCCGGCTGCCGGAAGCGCGGTACGTGGAGCGGGCCACGATGGCCGGGGAGCGTACGGGCGAACTGGCGGACATCGAACCGGAGTCGGTTCCGTACTTCTCCGTGGCGGTGCTGCCGAGCCGGGTCGACGCGCCGCGCCCCGCCCCTTCGGCCTCCGGCGAAGTGGTCGTGGTCGGCACCGGCCCGGCGGGCCCGCTGTGGCTGACGCCACAGACGCGGGGCGCGCTGGCGGCGGCGGACGACGTGGTCGGCTACACCACCTACCTGGACCGGGTACCGGTCCGCCCCGGTCAGGCGCGGCACGGCTCGGACAACAAGGTGGAGTCGGAGCGGGCGGAGTTCGCGCTGGACCTGGCCCGGCGGGGCCACCGGGTCGCGGTGGTCTCGGGCGGCGACCCCGGGGTCTTCGCGATGGCGACGGCGGTTCTGGAGGTGGCCTCGCAGGACGCGTACGCGGACATCCCGGTCCGCGTGCTGCCCGGCGTCACCGCGGCCAACGCCGCCGCCGCCCGCGCGGGGGCGCCGCTCGGCCACGACTACGCCACGATCTCCCTCTCGGACCGGCTCAAGCCGTGGGAGGTCATCGCGGAGCGGCTCCGCGCGGCGGCCTCGGCGGACCTGGTGCTGGCCCTGTACAACCCGGGCTCCAAGTCCCGTACGTGGCAGGTCGGCCAGGCCCGCGACCTGCTCCTGGAGCACCGCTCGCCGGACACCCCGGTGGTGCTGGCGCGGGATGTGGGCGGGCCGGCGGAGTCCGTCCGTACGGTGCGGCTGGCCGACGTCGACCCGGCGGAGGTGGACATGCGGACGCTGCTGATCGTGGGCTCGTCGCAGACGCGGTGGGTGAAGCGGGGCGAGGACGGTCGGGGCGTCGTCTGGACGCCGCGCCGCTACCCGGAGGCGTAG
- a CDS encoding dihydrofolate reductase family protein gives MAQLLRVQNFTVSSDGIAAGEDQTLERPFGHVDPGRLFSWAGATASWPNRTEPGGSRGLDDYFTRDFARNIGAEIMGRNKFGPQRGPWENHEWQGWWGDEPPFHTPVFVMTHHTRPSFALSDTTFHFVDADPVTVLERAREAAGGKDVRLGGGVTTIREFLDAGLIDTLHVAVAPVKLGTGLSLWDSPDDLRDRYHLDVVPSPSGVTHHLFWRK, from the coding sequence ATGGCTCAACTGCTGCGAGTTCAGAACTTCACGGTGTCGAGTGACGGCATCGCCGCCGGTGAGGACCAGACGCTGGAGCGGCCGTTCGGCCACGTCGACCCGGGCCGGCTCTTCTCCTGGGCGGGAGCCACGGCGAGTTGGCCGAACCGTACGGAACCGGGCGGAAGCCGGGGCCTGGACGACTACTTCACACGGGACTTCGCGCGGAACATCGGGGCGGAGATCATGGGCCGCAACAAGTTCGGCCCGCAGCGGGGCCCATGGGAGAACCACGAATGGCAGGGCTGGTGGGGCGACGAACCCCCCTTCCACACACCGGTGTTCGTGATGACCCACCACACGCGCCCCTCCTTCGCGCTCTCCGACACCACGTTCCACTTCGTCGACGCCGACCCGGTGACGGTGCTGGAGCGGGCGCGGGAAGCGGCGGGCGGCAAGGACGTCCGGCTCGGCGGCGGCGTCACCACGATCCGCGAGTTCCTCGACGCCGGCCTGATCGACACCCTCCACGTGGCGGTCGCCCCGGTGAAGCTGGGCACGGGCCTGAGCCTGTGGGACTCACCGGACGACCTCCGCGACCGGTACCACCTGGACGTCGTCCCGAGCCCGAGCGGCGTGACGCACCACCTGTTCTGGCGGAAGTGA
- a CDS encoding cobalamin biosynthesis protein CobG, giving the protein MLAAMPDSAPSRLSTGGPVPSGSGDACPGTLRLHRADDGALARVRVPGGVLSADRADALLAAAERFGDGELHLTSRGNVQLRGLDAACGGALAELLTAAGLLPSAAHERARNIVASPLAGLDGGHGREGSPALGRLLAELDGLVCGSAAAASLSGRFLFALDDGRGDVDALGADVTLIAAGDGCLLRIGAEDEVFRIPSGEGPRAALLAAETFLRAARDSGAWRVKDLPDDVRAELVRTVGAAAGPAVRRPRPRTVAPPAPGPHGSADAISVDVPLGRLTSAQWRLLTGTARRHGDELRLTPWRGIVVPGPFGRPEDAADALAALAAAGLITAPGSPWTGVGACIGHPGCAKSLSDVRAEAGAAVGAVGRLPVYWSGCERRCGHPHGEWIDVVVTPDGHRISHVRGERRDPPQTVRDDPAALAAAVAAARGRSL; this is encoded by the coding sequence ATGCTCGCCGCCATGCCCGATTCCGCCCCCTCCCGCCTCTCCACGGGCGGCCCAGTCCCTAGCGGCAGCGGCGACGCCTGCCCGGGAACGCTGCGGCTGCACCGGGCCGACGACGGTGCGCTGGCCCGGGTCCGGGTGCCCGGCGGGGTGCTGAGCGCGGACCGGGCGGACGCGCTGCTCGCGGCGGCCGAACGGTTCGGGGACGGTGAGCTGCATCTCACCTCGCGGGGCAACGTCCAGTTGCGCGGCCTCGACGCGGCGTGCGGCGGCGCCCTCGCCGAGCTGCTCACGGCCGCCGGGCTGCTGCCGTCCGCCGCGCACGAGCGGGCCCGCAACATCGTGGCCTCGCCGCTTGCCGGACTGGACGGCGGTCACGGCCGGGAGGGTTCGCCCGCACTCGGCCGCCTGCTGGCCGAACTGGACGGACTGGTCTGCGGATCGGCCGCCGCCGCCTCGCTCTCCGGCCGCTTCCTCTTCGCCCTGGACGACGGCCGCGGTGACGTGGACGCGCTGGGCGCCGACGTGACCCTGATCGCGGCGGGCGACGGCTGCCTCCTGCGGATCGGGGCCGAGGACGAGGTGTTCCGGATACCGAGCGGGGAAGGCCCGCGCGCCGCGCTCCTGGCCGCCGAGACGTTCCTGCGGGCCGCCCGCGATTCCGGCGCGTGGCGTGTGAAGGACCTGCCCGACGACGTACGGGCCGAGCTGGTTCGCACCGTCGGGGCAGCCGCGGGTCCGGCCGTCCGCCGCCCCCGTCCGCGTACGGTGGCTCCCCCCGCCCCGGGCCCGCACGGTTCCGCGGACGCGATCAGCGTCGACGTACCCCTCGGGCGGCTCACCTCCGCCCAGTGGCGGCTGCTCACCGGGACGGCCCGCCGGCACGGCGACGAGCTGCGGCTCACCCCGTGGCGCGGGATCGTCGTCCCCGGGCCGTTCGGGCGGCCCGAGGATGCGGCCGACGCGCTCGCCGCCCTGGCGGCTGCCGGGCTGATCACCGCCCCCGGCTCCCCGTGGACCGGGGTCGGGGCGTGCATCGGCCACCCCGGCTGCGCGAAGTCCCTCTCCGACGTCCGGGCCGAAGCGGGGGCCGCCGTCGGAGCGGTCGGGCGGCTCCCTGTGTACTGGTCCGGGTGCGAACGCCGCTGCGGCCACCCCCACGGGGAGTGGATCGACGTGGTGGTCACCCCGGACGGGCACCGGATCTCGCACGTACGCGGGGAGCGGCGGGACCCCCCGCAGACGGTCCGGGACGACCCGGCCGCGCTGGCTGCGGCGGTGGCCGCGGCCCGCGGCCGATCCCTCTGA
- a CDS encoding cobalt-precorrin-5B (C(1))-methyltransferase, with protein sequence MNAEAQGGRSAQLKHTGLRPGWTTGACATAATTAAYTALLTGDFPDPVSITLPKGQTPAFALAVEELTADAASAGVVKDAGDDPDVTHGALVRSTVRRLPPGSGVVFRAGPGVGTVTLPGLPLDVGEPAVNPVPRRLMREHVERVAAEHGAAGDVEITVSVDHGEEIARSTWNGRLGIVGGLSILGTTGVVVPYSCSAWIDSIRRGVDVARAAGLTHVAGCTGSTSERTVRAEYDLPDIALLDMGDFAGAVLKYVRRHPVDRLTICGGFAKLSKLAAGHLDLHSGRSQVDRAFLADLARLGGADEELALRIATANTGLEALRLCEAAGVPLGDLVAARARAEALTVLRGAPVAVDVLCVDRAGVVVGRG encoded by the coding sequence ATGAACGCTGAGGCGCAGGGCGGTCGCAGTGCACAACTCAAGCACACCGGTCTGCGCCCCGGCTGGACGACCGGCGCCTGTGCGACGGCGGCGACGACGGCCGCGTACACGGCGCTGCTGACCGGCGATTTCCCGGATCCGGTGTCCATCACGCTGCCGAAGGGCCAGACACCGGCGTTCGCGCTGGCCGTGGAGGAGCTGACAGCGGACGCGGCGAGCGCCGGGGTGGTGAAGGACGCGGGCGACGACCCGGACGTGACGCACGGGGCGCTCGTGAGGTCGACCGTACGGAGGCTGCCGCCCGGCTCCGGCGTGGTGTTCCGGGCGGGCCCGGGCGTGGGTACGGTGACGCTCCCCGGTCTGCCGCTGGACGTCGGCGAGCCCGCGGTGAACCCGGTGCCGCGCCGGCTGATGCGGGAGCACGTGGAGCGGGTGGCGGCGGAGCACGGTGCGGCGGGCGACGTGGAGATCACGGTGTCGGTCGACCACGGCGAGGAGATCGCCCGCTCGACGTGGAACGGCCGCCTCGGGATCGTCGGCGGCCTGTCGATCCTCGGCACGACCGGGGTGGTCGTCCCCTACTCCTGCTCGGCCTGGATCGACTCGATCCGCCGGGGCGTGGACGTGGCGCGGGCGGCGGGCCTGACGCATGTGGCGGGCTGCACGGGATCGACGTCGGAACGGACGGTGCGCGCGGAGTACGACCTGCCCGACATCGCCCTCCTGGACATGGGGGACTTCGCGGGCGCGGTGCTGAAGTACGTACGCCGCCATCCGGTGGACCGCCTCACCATCTGCGGCGGTTTCGCCAAGCTCTCCAAGCTCGCGGCGGGCCACTTGGACCTCCACTCGGGCCGCTCCCAGGTGGACCGAGCCTTCCTGGCCGACCTGGCCCGCCTGGGCGGCGCGGACGAGGAGCTGGCGTTGCGGATCGCCACCGCCAACACGGGCCTGGAGGCGCTGCGCCTGTGCGAGGCGGCGGGCGTCCCCCTGGGCGACCTGGTGGCGGCCCGCGCCCGCGCGGAAGCCCTGACGGTGCTGCGGGGCGCGCCGGTCGCGGTGGACGTGCTGTGCGTCGACCGGGCGGGGGTGGTGGTGGGGCGGGGGTAG
- the cobN gene encoding cobaltochelatase subunit CobN: MILLLSTSDTDLLSARASEGPVSYRYANPSRVDLDGLPELLDGADLVVVRLLGGVRAWQEGLDAVLATGRPVVVLTGEQAPDAQLMAASTVPIGIAAEAHAYLAHGGPANLEQLARFLSDTVLLTGHGFEPPAPAPAWGPLEREARTVPEGAPTVAVLYYRAHHMSGNTAFVDGLCTAVEDAGGRPLPLYVASLRTPEADLVDRLRAADAIVTTVLAAGGTKPAEASAGGDDESWDAGALTRLDVPILQALCLTSPRTAWEENDEGVSPLDAATQIAVPEFDGRLITVPFSFKEIDQDGLPAYVPDAERAARVAGIAVRHAKLRSIPNADKKIALVLSAYPTKHSRIGNAVGLDTPASAVALLRRLRAEGYDFGPEEEIPGLVSGDGDELIYALIDAGGHDQEWLTEEQLAKNPVRIPAADYRRWFAELPQELREAVEEHWGPAPGEMFVDRSANPEGDIVLAALRRGNLLILIQPPRGFGENPIAIYHDPDLPPSHHYLAAYRWIAASAEDNGFGADAMIHLGKHGNLEWLPGKNAGLSAACGPDAALGDLPLVYPFLVNDPGEGTQAKRRVHATLIDHLVPPMARADSYGDIARLEQLLDEHAQIAAMDPAKLPAVRAQIWTLIQAAKLDHDLGVEDRPEDEGFDDFIMHLDGWLCEIKDVQIRDGLHVLGNPPAGNDRVNLVLAVLRARQIWGGTASLPGLREALGLDESAATRTAADEIEEQARALVQAMDDADWDPAAVAGVAAGLPDAVADILTFAATEVVPRMAATTDELTHAVHALNGGFVPAGPSGSPLRGLVNVLPTGRNFYSVDPKAVPSKLAWETGQALAESLLTRYRTDNGDWPTSVGLSLWGTSAMRTAGDDIAEAFALLGIRPVWDDASRRVTGLEPIPYEELGRPRIDVTLRISGFFRDAFPHTVGLLDDAVRLAASLDEPAERNYVRAHTQADLAEHGDERRATTRIFGSRPGTYGAGLLQLIDSRDWRTDADLAEVYTVWGGYAYGRELDGRPAREEMESAYKRIEVAAKNTDTREHDIADSDDYFQYHGGMVATVRALKGTAPEAYIGDSTRPETVRTRTLVEETSRVFRARVVNPKWIEAMRRHGYKGAFELAATVDYLFGYDATTGVVADWMYDKLTQTYVLDPENKQFLQEANPWALHGIAERLLEAESRGMWAKPDPAVLEALRQVYLETEGNLEGED; the protein is encoded by the coding sequence ATGATCCTGCTCCTGTCGACGTCCGACACCGACCTCCTGAGCGCCCGCGCTTCCGAGGGGCCCGTCAGCTACCGGTACGCCAACCCCTCCCGCGTCGACCTCGACGGACTGCCGGAGCTGCTGGACGGAGCCGACCTCGTCGTCGTACGGCTCCTCGGCGGCGTACGGGCATGGCAGGAGGGGCTCGACGCGGTGCTGGCCACCGGCCGCCCGGTCGTCGTGCTGACCGGTGAGCAGGCCCCCGACGCCCAGTTGATGGCCGCGTCCACGGTGCCGATCGGCATCGCGGCCGAGGCACACGCCTACCTCGCGCACGGCGGCCCCGCCAACCTGGAGCAGCTGGCCCGGTTCCTCTCCGACACCGTGCTGCTGACCGGCCACGGCTTCGAGCCGCCCGCCCCGGCCCCCGCCTGGGGCCCGCTGGAGCGGGAGGCCCGCACCGTGCCCGAGGGTGCGCCGACCGTCGCCGTCCTCTACTACCGCGCCCACCACATGAGCGGGAACACCGCCTTCGTGGACGGGCTGTGCACGGCGGTCGAGGACGCCGGGGGCCGCCCGCTCCCGCTGTACGTCGCGTCTCTCCGTACCCCGGAGGCCGACCTCGTCGACCGGCTCCGCGCCGCCGACGCCATCGTGACCACGGTCCTCGCGGCGGGCGGCACCAAGCCCGCCGAGGCCTCGGCCGGAGGCGACGACGAGTCGTGGGACGCGGGCGCGCTCACCCGGCTCGACGTGCCGATCCTCCAGGCGCTCTGCCTCACCAGCCCGCGTACCGCCTGGGAGGAGAACGACGAGGGCGTCTCCCCGCTCGACGCGGCCACCCAGATCGCGGTTCCGGAGTTCGACGGCCGCCTGATCACGGTCCCCTTCTCCTTCAAGGAGATCGACCAGGACGGGCTCCCCGCGTACGTCCCCGACGCCGAGCGCGCGGCCCGGGTCGCCGGGATCGCCGTACGCCACGCGAAGCTGCGCTCCATCCCGAACGCCGACAAGAAGATCGCGCTCGTGCTGTCGGCCTACCCGACCAAGCACTCCCGCATCGGGAACGCGGTCGGCCTCGACACCCCCGCCAGCGCCGTGGCCCTGCTGCGCCGCCTGCGCGCCGAGGGGTACGACTTCGGGCCCGAGGAGGAGATCCCGGGCCTGGTCTCCGGCGACGGTGACGAGCTGATCTACGCGCTGATCGACGCGGGCGGCCACGACCAGGAGTGGTTGACCGAGGAGCAGTTGGCGAAGAACCCGGTCCGGATCCCGGCCGCCGACTACCGCCGCTGGTTCGCCGAACTTCCGCAGGAGCTGCGGGAGGCGGTGGAGGAGCACTGGGGCCCGGCCCCCGGCGAGATGTTCGTCGACCGCTCGGCCAACCCGGAGGGCGACATCGTCCTCGCGGCCCTGCGGCGCGGGAACCTCCTCATCCTCATCCAGCCGCCGCGTGGCTTCGGCGAGAACCCGATCGCGATCTACCACGACCCCGATCTTCCGCCGTCCCACCACTACTTGGCCGCGTACCGCTGGATCGCCGCCTCCGCCGAGGACAACGGTTTCGGCGCGGACGCCATGATCCACCTGGGCAAGCACGGCAACCTGGAGTGGCTGCCCGGCAAGAACGCGGGCCTCTCCGCCGCCTGCGGCCCCGACGCGGCGCTCGGCGACCTCCCGCTGGTCTACCCGTTCCTGGTGAACGACCCGGGCGAGGGCACGCAGGCGAAGCGTCGCGTCCACGCCACGCTGATCGACCACCTGGTGCCGCCCATGGCCCGCGCCGACAGCTACGGCGACATCGCGCGCCTGGAGCAACTCCTCGACGAGCACGCGCAGATCGCCGCGATGGACCCGGCGAAGCTGCCCGCCGTCCGCGCACAGATCTGGACGCTGATCCAGGCGGCGAAGCTCGACCACGACCTCGGGGTGGAGGACCGCCCGGAGGACGAGGGCTTCGACGACTTCATCATGCATCTGGACGGCTGGCTCTGCGAGATCAAGGACGTCCAGATCCGCGACGGACTGCACGTCCTGGGCAACCCGCCCGCCGGGAACGACCGGGTCAACCTGGTCCTCGCCGTCCTGCGCGCCCGCCAGATCTGGGGCGGTACGGCGTCGCTCCCGGGCCTGCGCGAGGCGCTCGGCCTCGACGAATCGGCGGCCACCCGCACCGCCGCCGACGAGATCGAGGAGCAGGCGCGCGCCCTCGTCCAGGCGATGGACGACGCGGACTGGGACCCGGCGGCCGTGGCAGGGGTGGCGGCGGGCCTCCCCGACGCGGTGGCGGACATCCTCACCTTCGCGGCCACCGAGGTCGTCCCGCGCATGGCGGCGACGACCGACGAACTCACTCACGCCGTCCACGCGTTGAACGGCGGCTTCGTCCCCGCGGGCCCCTCCGGCTCCCCGCTCCGCGGTCTGGTCAACGTGCTCCCGACGGGCCGCAACTTCTACTCGGTGGACCCGAAGGCGGTCCCCTCGAAGCTGGCCTGGGAAACGGGCCAGGCCCTGGCGGAATCCCTGCTGACCCGCTACCGGACCGACAACGGCGACTGGCCCACCTCGGTCGGCCTCTCCCTCTGGGGCACCAGCGCGATGCGCACGGCGGGCGACGACATCGCGGAGGCGTTCGCGCTGCTCGGCATCCGCCCCGTCTGGGACGACGCCTCACGCCGCGTGACGGGCCTGGAGCCCATCCCGTACGAGGAGCTGGGCCGCCCCCGCATCGACGTCACGCTCCGCATCTCGGGCTTCTTCCGCGACGCGTTCCCGCACACGGTGGGCCTCCTCGACGACGCCGTGCGCCTGGCCGCCTCGCTGGACGAACCGGCCGAGCGCAACTACGTACGGGCGCACACCCAGGCCGACCTGGCCGAGCACGGTGACGAACGGCGGGCCACCACGCGCATCTTCGGCTCCCGCCCCGGCACGTACGGCGCCGGCCTCCTCCAGCTCATCGACTCCCGCGACTGGCGCACCGACGCCGACCTCGCCGAGGTCTACACGGTCTGGGGCGGCTACGCCTACGGCCGCGAACTCGACGGCCGCCCGGCTCGCGAGGAGATGGAGAGCGCCTACAAGCGCATCGAGGTCGCCGCGAAGAACACCGACACCCGCGAGCACGACATCGCGGACTCCGACGACTACTTCCAGTACCACGGCGGCATGGTGGCCACCGTGCGCGCGCTCAAGGGCACGGCCCCGGAGGCGTACATCGGGGACTCCACCCGCCCCGAGACCGTCCGCACGCGCACGCTCGTCGAGGAGACGTCCCGCGTCTTCCGCGCCCGCGTCGTCAACCCGAAGTGGATCGAGGCGATGCGCCGCCACGGTTACAAGGGCGCGTTCGAGCTGGCGGCCACGGTGGACTACCTCTTCGGGTACGACGCCACGACCGGCGTGGTCGCCGACTGGATGTACGACAAGCTCACCCAGACGTACGTCCTGGACCCGGAGAACAAGCAGTTCCTCCAGGAAGCCAACCCCTGGGCTCTGCACGGCATCGCGGAACGCCTGCTGGAGGCCGAGTCCCGCGGCATGTGGGCCAAGCCGGACCCGGCGGTCCTGGAGGCGCTGCGCCAGGTGTACCTGGAGACTGAGGGCAACCTGGAGGGCGAGGACTGA
- a CDS encoding cobalt-precorrin-6A reductase, with protein sequence MPVPAAVHVLVLGGTTEARRLAESLAGDRSVRVTTSLAGRVAAPRLPPGEVRVGGFGGPEGLAAWVREHRVDALIDATHPFAAAMSRNAAEAAALAHVPLLALRRPGWVAQDGDLWHSTASLAEAAELLPALGERVFLTTGRMGLAAFSGAGLDALWFLVRSVDAPAPPGPARMEVLLDRGPFGLDGEREIIRRHRIDVLVTKDSGGDATAPKLTAAREAGIPVVVVRRPPVPEGVPVARTPDEAVRWVAQLYASG encoded by the coding sequence ATGCCTGTGCCTGCTGCCGTGCATGTTCTCGTTCTGGGGGGTACGACCGAGGCGCGCCGGCTCGCCGAGAGCCTGGCCGGTGACCGGAGCGTCCGGGTCACCACCTCGCTCGCCGGTCGCGTCGCCGCACCCCGGCTGCCGCCCGGTGAGGTCCGCGTCGGCGGGTTCGGGGGGCCCGAGGGGCTCGCAGCCTGGGTCCGTGAGCACCGGGTCGACGCCCTCATCGACGCCACCCACCCCTTCGCCGCCGCCATGAGCCGGAACGCGGCCGAGGCCGCCGCTCTGGCCCATGTTCCCCTCCTCGCCCTCCGCCGCCCCGGCTGGGTCGCCCAGGACGGTGACCTCTGGCACTCCACCGCATCGCTGGCCGAGGCCGCCGAGCTGCTGCCCGCACTCGGCGAGCGGGTCTTCCTCACCACCGGCCGGATGGGGCTCGCCGCCTTCTCCGGGGCGGGCCTGGACGCGCTGTGGTTCCTCGTGCGGTCCGTCGACGCGCCGGCGCCGCCCGGCCCGGCCCGGATGGAGGTGCTCCTCGACCGGGGGCCGTTCGGCCTCGACGGCGAGCGGGAGATCATCCGGCGTCACCGCATCGACGTCCTCGTCACGAAGGACAGCGGCGGGGACGCCACCGCCCCCAAGCTCACCGCCGCCCGCGAAGCCGGGATCCCGGTCGTGGTCGTCCGGCGGCCACCGGTACCGGAAGGGGTGCCGGTGGCCCGTACGCCCGACGAGGCCGTGCGGTGGGTGGCGCAGCTCTACGCCTCCGGGTAG